In a genomic window of Occallatibacter riparius:
- a CDS encoding glycoside hydrolase family 1 protein, giving the protein MNRRQFAARSLAAVAGAALSSHYAATQSSSASVPGAIPESAIKAARFPDGFLWGVATASYQNEGAWNEDGKGESIWDRFTHTPGKVRGGVTGDVACDQYHLYPQDIALAKQLNVKSYRFSISWPRIQPTGVGAPNMKGIDHYSRFVDALLEAGIRPWCTMYHWDLPQALEDRGGWPNRDLANYFADYAGILAKHLGDRITVWAPFNMPWAIAFMGYAAGAFPPCRTSFSDFLKATHTLALAQGQAHRAVKAASGKATFGSAYEMAPAYPKTDTDGDRAAAARYHAMNNVFFLEAAMTGRYPNAFVGEPPLDVMGFKAGDEKILYAPLDWIGLHYYTRRVVSDASKEKFQSGGNFSGTEIESNSPGGRDPYTRFRAGMPTEGPLTDAGLEIWPRGIYDLVTKISHDYSLPIEITESGCSYLDSPDEHGRVPDTRRIQWYRDELAELSRAIAEGAKVRAFHAWTLLDNFQWAEGYTERYGLIYTDFRNQKRTIKDSGYWYGRVAASNRLDV; this is encoded by the coding sequence ATGAACCGTCGTCAGTTTGCCGCACGTTCTCTGGCCGCTGTTGCAGGTGCTGCTCTGTCATCCCACTACGCTGCAACGCAGAGTTCCTCTGCTTCGGTTCCCGGCGCCATTCCTGAGTCTGCGATCAAAGCTGCTCGGTTTCCGGATGGGTTCCTCTGGGGAGTCGCGACGGCCTCTTATCAGAATGAAGGTGCTTGGAACGAAGACGGCAAAGGCGAGTCGATCTGGGATCGATTCACGCACACACCGGGCAAGGTGCGTGGCGGCGTTACGGGCGACGTGGCCTGCGATCAATATCACCTCTACCCGCAGGACATCGCGCTAGCCAAGCAGCTCAACGTCAAGAGCTATCGATTTTCCATCTCGTGGCCGCGTATCCAGCCAACCGGAGTGGGCGCGCCGAACATGAAGGGGATCGATCACTATAGCCGCTTTGTCGATGCGTTGCTCGAGGCCGGCATTCGCCCGTGGTGCACTATGTACCACTGGGATCTGCCGCAGGCGCTTGAAGACCGCGGCGGCTGGCCCAATCGCGACCTGGCAAACTATTTCGCGGATTATGCCGGCATTCTCGCCAAGCATCTCGGCGACCGCATCACCGTGTGGGCGCCTTTCAACATGCCGTGGGCAATCGCGTTCATGGGCTATGCGGCCGGCGCATTTCCACCATGCCGGACGAGCTTCAGTGACTTTTTGAAAGCTACTCACACGCTGGCCCTGGCGCAGGGCCAGGCGCACCGCGCCGTGAAAGCGGCGTCGGGGAAGGCCACGTTCGGCAGCGCGTATGAGATGGCGCCCGCTTACCCGAAGACGGACACGGACGGCGACCGCGCGGCTGCGGCGCGCTATCACGCGATGAACAACGTGTTCTTCCTTGAAGCTGCGATGACGGGCCGTTACCCAAATGCGTTTGTGGGCGAGCCGCCACTCGATGTGATGGGCTTCAAGGCCGGCGACGAGAAGATCCTTTATGCACCGCTGGACTGGATTGGCCTCCACTACTACACGCGCCGCGTGGTCTCCGATGCAAGCAAGGAGAAGTTTCAGAGCGGAGGGAATTTCAGCGGCACCGAGATTGAGAGCAACTCGCCGGGCGGCCGCGATCCCTACACGCGCTTCCGTGCGGGGATGCCTACCGAAGGACCGCTGACCGATGCCGGCCTGGAGATATGGCCGCGCGGCATCTACGACCTGGTGACGAAGATCAGCCACGACTACAGCCTTCCGATTGAAATCACCGAAAGCGGCTGCAGTTATTTGGACTCACCCGACGAACACGGGCGCGTCCCCGATACGCGGCGCATTCAGTGGTATCGCGACGAACTTGCGGAGTTGTCGCGCGCGATCGCAGAGGGAGCCAAGGTCCGCGCGTTTCATGCCTGGACGCTGCTCGACAACTTCCAGTGGGCAGAGGGTTACACCGAGCGCTACGGGCTGATCTACACAGACTTCCGCAACCAGAAGCGCACCATCAAGGATTCGGGCTACTGGTACGGGCGCGTAGCGGCCTCGAATCGGCTGGATGTGTAG
- a CDS encoding GNAT family N-acetyltransferase: MADFEPNILRATPDDSEDLSRLSTALFHLGCPAHTPAEDLLAFTSRELTAQKFREFIDDPGNAILLARVSNRLAGFALVAQAPAPQQSRADVELRKFYVDTPFHGTGLANVLMKEALATAEAAAKAGIWLSVFSGNPRAIAFYQRWGFRIIGEKTFVVGKDHQQDYLMENETPSRA, encoded by the coding sequence ATGGCAGATTTCGAGCCCAATATTCTCCGCGCCACGCCCGACGACAGCGAGGACCTGTCCCGCCTGTCGACCGCGCTCTTCCACCTGGGCTGCCCCGCCCATACGCCTGCTGAAGACCTGCTTGCATTCACGTCCCGGGAACTGACCGCGCAGAAATTCCGCGAGTTCATCGACGACCCTGGCAATGCGATTCTTTTGGCGCGTGTGTCGAACCGGCTCGCCGGCTTCGCACTGGTCGCGCAAGCTCCAGCGCCGCAGCAGTCACGTGCAGACGTGGAGTTGAGGAAGTTCTACGTCGATACGCCTTTCCACGGCACGGGGCTTGCGAACGTACTCATGAAAGAGGCGCTCGCGACTGCCGAGGCGGCGGCGAAGGCAGGCATCTGGCTGAGCGTATTCTCCGGCAACCCACGCGCGATCGCCTTCTATCAACGGTGGGGGTTCCGCATCATCGGCGAGAAGACGTTTGTGGTTGGCAAAGATCATCAGCAGGATTACCTCATGGAGAACGAAACTCCCAGTCGCGCATAG
- the moeB gene encoding molybdopterin-synthase adenylyltransferase MoeB: MATTFTDTAALPELTPDELSRYSRHLILPEVGMEGQRRLKAAKVLCVGTGGLGSPLAFYLAAAGVGTLGLVDFDVVDASNLQRQIIHFTQDIGRKKLDSAEEKLKALNPSLNVVKHETMLTSANALDILKDYDVIADGTDNFPTRYLVNDACVLLGKPNAYGSIFRFEGQCSVFAAKDGPCYRCLYPEPPPPGLVPSCAEGGVLGILPGLVGIMQATEAIKLILGKGEPLIGRLLLVDALSMRFRELKLRKNPDCPVCGTNPTVTELIDYQQFCGIVPESPKEKNLKNGIPQLTVQELKARIDAGEDVQLIDVREPWEAQIAQIGGKLIPQNDVPNRLSEIDRNREVVIHCKGGGRSQRIAEFLQQQGYPKVANVAGGIGAWSDQIDPSVPKY; this comes from the coding sequence ATGGCTACTACTTTCACTGATACCGCCGCTCTTCCCGAGCTCACGCCCGACGAACTCTCGCGTTACTCGCGCCACCTGATCCTGCCTGAAGTCGGCATGGAGGGCCAGCGCCGGCTGAAAGCCGCAAAGGTCCTCTGTGTGGGAACAGGCGGGCTCGGCTCGCCGCTCGCGTTTTATCTCGCTGCTGCTGGAGTGGGCACGCTGGGTCTGGTCGATTTCGACGTGGTCGACGCCAGCAACCTGCAGCGCCAGATCATCCATTTCACGCAGGACATCGGGCGCAAGAAGCTCGATTCCGCCGAAGAAAAGCTCAAGGCGCTCAACCCTTCGCTCAATGTCGTCAAGCACGAGACGATGCTCACCAGCGCCAACGCACTCGACATCCTCAAGGACTACGACGTCATCGCCGATGGGACCGACAACTTCCCCACGCGCTACCTGGTCAACGATGCGTGCGTGCTGCTGGGCAAGCCGAATGCGTACGGGTCCATCTTCCGTTTTGAAGGGCAGTGCAGCGTGTTCGCTGCGAAGGACGGACCATGCTATCGCTGCCTCTACCCTGAGCCGCCACCGCCGGGACTGGTGCCCAGTTGCGCCGAGGGTGGAGTGCTCGGCATCCTGCCCGGCCTTGTCGGCATTATGCAGGCCACCGAGGCCATCAAACTGATCCTCGGCAAGGGCGAACCTCTCATTGGCCGTCTGCTGCTTGTTGACGCGCTCAGCATGCGCTTCCGCGAACTCAAGCTGCGCAAGAATCCTGACTGCCCGGTGTGCGGTACCAATCCCACTGTCACCGAGCTCATCGATTATCAGCAGTTCTGCGGCATTGTGCCGGAGAGCCCCAAGGAGAAGAATTTGAAGAACGGCATTCCGCAGCTTACTGTGCAGGAATTGAAGGCTCGCATCGATGCGGGTGAAGACGTACAGCTCATTGACGTGCGCGAGCCTTGGGAGGCGCAGATTGCGCAGATCGGCGGCAAGCTGATCCCGCAGAACGACGTACCTAATCGCCTCAGCGAAATCGATCGCAACCGTGAAGTCGTCATTCACTGCAAGGGCGGCGGGCGCTCGCAGCGCATCGCGGAGTTCCTGCAGCAGCAGGGTTATCCCAAGGTCGCCAACGTTGCCGGCGGCATCGGCGCGTGGAGCGACCAGATCGATCCATCGGTGCCGAAGTACTAG
- a CDS encoding MoaD/ThiS family protein, with protein MTIIIPTPLRQYVDGQSKIEVNAPTVRGAMDALTLDRPELRKHLFNAEGKIRAFVNIYLNDEDVRYLPQKEDSAVLENDTLTIIPSIAGGCKPSAVIEQL; from the coding sequence ATGACGATCATTATCCCCACGCCGCTTCGTCAGTATGTCGACGGGCAATCAAAGATCGAGGTCAACGCTCCCACGGTGCGAGGCGCGATGGATGCGCTCACGCTCGACCGCCCCGAGTTGCGCAAGCATCTGTTCAACGCCGAGGGCAAAATACGTGCGTTTGTGAACATTTATCTGAATGACGAGGATGTGCGCTATCTGCCGCAGAAGGAAGATTCGGCCGTGCTGGAGAACGACACGCTGACGATCATTCCGTCAATCGCCGGCGGGTGTAAGCCCTCAGCCGTTATCGAGCAACTGTGA
- a CDS encoding M67 family metallopeptidase: MSVLAISTKVYDDLRAHGEETYPYECCGVLLGNFEQGNWSVVSAVRAGNTRTDSAHNRYNIDPAELVRIQRDAMRQGLDVAGFYHSHPDHPAQWSQTDFAEAHWVGCTYVITAVAKGRAEVTNAFLLAGTTEEDKRFEQQTIEVAG, from the coding sequence ATGAGCGTACTCGCAATCTCGACGAAGGTTTATGACGATCTTCGCGCGCACGGCGAAGAGACGTATCCGTACGAGTGCTGCGGCGTTCTGCTGGGGAACTTCGAGCAGGGCAACTGGTCGGTTGTGTCGGCCGTGCGCGCCGGCAACACCCGCACCGACTCGGCGCATAATCGCTACAACATCGATCCAGCCGAACTCGTGCGCATCCAGCGCGATGCGATGCGGCAGGGCCTCGATGTAGCCGGCTTCTATCATTCGCATCCCGATCATCCCGCGCAATGGTCGCAGACTGATTTTGCAGAAGCCCACTGGGTGGGCTGCACTTATGTCATCACCGCGGTGGCGAAGGGCAGGGCAGAGGTCACAAACGCATTTCTGCTAGCCGGGACCACCGAGGAAGACAAGCGCTTCGAGCAGCAGACGATCGAAGTTGCAGGTTGA